A DNA window from Pseudodesulfovibrio thermohalotolerans contains the following coding sequences:
- a CDS encoding glycosyltransferase family 2 protein — translation MKNSLVSIILPTYNRAEYIGRALESVLSQTYGNWECRIVDDGSTDDTEAVLSRFDDPRIHYSRQENQGVSGARNTGIASCLGEVVALLDSDDEWMPHKLETQLAYMAGNGYEICQTEEIWYRGGRRVNQPARYAKPEGWFFEASLEMCLISPSCTMFTRKAWEVMGPFDTAMPSCEDYDMWLRACLHFPVGLVREPLTVKHGGRPDQLSVCVPCADLHRIRALMKILQSRKLDDTFRGLALDSLRRKVEIYMQGCEKRGKSEEAQRVWNLFCMVRDGKDIPLNTLS, via the coding sequence ATGAAAAACAGTCTGGTCTCCATAATCCTGCCCACTTACAATCGGGCGGAATACATAGGCAGGGCGCTCGAATCGGTCCTGTCGCAAACCTACGGCAACTGGGAGTGCCGGATCGTTGACGACGGCTCCACCGACGACACCGAAGCGGTCCTTTCCCGGTTCGACGATCCGCGCATTCACTACAGCCGTCAGGAGAACCAGGGGGTTTCCGGGGCGCGCAACACAGGCATAGCCTCGTGCCTCGGCGAGGTCGTGGCTCTGCTCGATTCCGATGACGAATGGATGCCGCACAAGCTCGAAACCCAGCTCGCGTACATGGCGGGGAACGGCTACGAGATCTGCCAGACCGAGGAAATCTGGTATCGCGGCGGCAGGCGGGTCAATCAGCCCGCCCGCTACGCCAAGCCCGAGGGGTGGTTCTTCGAGGCTTCGCTGGAGATGTGCCTGATTAGTCCGTCGTGCACCATGTTCACCCGCAAGGCGTGGGAGGTCATGGGACCTTTCGATACGGCCATGCCTTCCTGCGAGGATTACGACATGTGGCTGCGGGCCTGTCTGCATTTTCCGGTGGGACTGGTCCGCGAGCCGTTGACTGTCAAGCATGGCGGCAGGCCGGACCAGCTCTCCGTCTGCGTGCCGTGCGCGGACCTGCACCGCATCCGCGCGTTGATGAAAATCCTGCAAAGCCGAAAACTTGACGACACCTTTCGGGGGCTCGCCCTGGATTCTCTTCGGCGAAAGGTTGAAATTTATATGCAAGGTTGTGAAAAAAGAGGAAAAAGTGAAGAAGCGCAACGTGTTTGGAACCTGTTTTGCATGGTGCGCGACGGGAAAGATATTCCCCTGAATACGTTGAGTTAG